In Streptomyces durocortorensis, a genomic segment contains:
- a CDS encoding acyltransferase, producing MNYRVQPTAQVDETAEIGAGSSVWELAQIREGARLGEGCVVGRGAYVGTGVRIGDNVKLQNYALVYEPAELGDGVFVGPAVVLTNDHNPRSVDPDGKQKRGGDWEAVGVKVAEGASLGARSVCVAPVRIGRWAMVAAGAVVTKDVPDFALVVGVPARQIGWVGRAGVRLTERTGEPGVWECPQSGTVYDETDGVLSER from the coding sequence GTGAACTACAGGGTCCAGCCCACAGCCCAGGTCGACGAGACCGCCGAGATCGGGGCAGGCTCCAGCGTCTGGGAGCTGGCACAGATCCGCGAGGGCGCCCGGCTCGGCGAGGGCTGCGTCGTCGGCCGCGGCGCTTACGTCGGTACCGGTGTGCGCATCGGCGACAACGTGAAGCTGCAGAACTACGCCCTCGTCTACGAGCCGGCGGAGCTCGGCGACGGCGTCTTCGTCGGCCCCGCGGTCGTCCTCACCAACGACCACAACCCTCGCTCGGTCGACCCCGACGGCAAGCAGAAGCGCGGGGGTGACTGGGAGGCCGTGGGTGTCAAGGTAGCCGAGGGGGCCTCGCTCGGCGCGCGCTCGGTCTGTGTCGCTCCGGTCCGGATCGGCCGATGGGCGATGGTCGCTGCGGGTGCTGTGGTCACCAAGGACGTACCGGACTTCGCGCTGGTCGTCGGCGTACCGGCCCGGCAGATCGGCTGGGTCGGACGGGCCGGAGTACGACTGACCGAGCGCACGGGCGAGCCGGGCGTGTGGGAGTGCCCGCAGAGCGGAACGGTCTACGACGAGACGGACGGCGTGCTGTCCGAGCGCTGA
- a CDS encoding bifunctional cytidylyltransferase/SDR family oxidoreductase, whose amino-acid sequence MSVPHEAKPRTTAVVLAGGTGQRVGLSIPKQLLKIAGKAVIEHTLTIFENAEDIDDVIVLMAPGFVSDVEKIVAKAGLSKVTRIIEGGTTRNETTERAIAALGEGLAEGEDRNVLFHDAVRPLLSQRVIKDCVDALERYQAVDVAIPSADTIIVTRTHGEDGEFITDVPDRSRLRRGQTPQAFKLSTIRKAYEVAAGDPNFQATDDCSVVLKYLPDVPIYVVAGDEYNMKVTQPVDVFITDKLFQLASTAAPRQADRAAYRELLTGKTLVVFGGSYGIGADIAALAESYGAKVYALGRSTTGTHVENPEHVDDALSKAYGETGRIDYVINTAGVLRIGRLAETDNTTIQEALNVNYLAPVQIARASYKYLAETQGQLLLYTSSSYTRGRAEYSLYSSTKAAMVNLTQALADEWAGEGIRVNCVNPERTATPMRTKAFGQEPEGSLLSSEAVARTSLDVLLSALTGHVIDVRQQDPTAGASESSGFEQALASVLDRQEDV is encoded by the coding sequence GTGTCTGTGCCGCACGAAGCCAAGCCCCGGACCACAGCGGTCGTGCTCGCCGGTGGTACCGGACAGCGCGTGGGCCTGTCGATCCCCAAGCAGCTGCTGAAGATCGCCGGCAAGGCCGTCATCGAGCACACGCTGACGATCTTCGAGAACGCCGAGGACATCGACGACGTCATCGTGCTGATGGCGCCCGGATTCGTGTCCGACGTCGAGAAGATCGTCGCCAAGGCCGGACTGTCCAAGGTCACCCGGATCATCGAGGGCGGCACCACCCGCAACGAGACCACCGAGCGCGCCATCGCGGCCCTCGGCGAGGGCCTCGCCGAGGGCGAGGACCGCAACGTCCTCTTCCATGATGCGGTTCGCCCCCTGCTGTCACAGCGTGTGATCAAGGACTGCGTCGACGCGCTGGAGCGCTACCAGGCCGTCGACGTCGCCATCCCGTCCGCGGACACGATCATCGTGACCCGTACGCACGGTGAGGACGGCGAGTTCATCACCGACGTGCCCGACCGCTCCCGGCTGCGCCGCGGCCAGACGCCGCAGGCCTTCAAGCTCTCGACCATCCGCAAGGCGTACGAGGTTGCGGCGGGGGACCCCAACTTCCAGGCCACCGACGACTGTTCGGTGGTCCTCAAGTACCTCCCCGACGTGCCGATCTACGTGGTCGCGGGCGACGAGTACAACATGAAGGTGACCCAGCCGGTCGACGTCTTCATCACGGACAAGCTCTTCCAGCTGGCCTCCACCGCCGCCCCGCGCCAGGCCGACAGGGCCGCCTACCGGGAGCTCCTCACCGGCAAGACCCTCGTCGTCTTCGGCGGTTCGTACGGCATCGGCGCCGACATCGCGGCCCTGGCCGAGAGCTACGGCGCGAAGGTGTACGCCCTGGGCCGCTCCACCACCGGTACGCACGTGGAGAACCCGGAGCACGTGGACGACGCGCTCTCCAAGGCGTACGGCGAGACCGGACGTATCGACTACGTCATCAACACCGCGGGCGTGCTGCGGATCGGCAGGCTGGCCGAGACCGACAACACGACGATCCAGGAGGCGCTGAACGTCAACTACCTGGCGCCCGTCCAGATCGCCCGTGCCTCGTACAAGTATCTCGCCGAGACCCAGGGGCAGTTGCTGCTCTACACCTCCAGCAGCTACACCCGCGGCCGCGCCGAGTACAGCCTGTACTCCTCGACCAAGGCCGCCATGGTCAACCTCACCCAGGCGCTCGCCGACGAGTGGGCGGGCGAGGGCATCCGGGTCAACTGCGTGAACCCGGAGCGCACCGCGACCCCCATGCGTACCAAGGCGTTCGGCCAGGAGCCCGAGGGGTCGCTGCTCTCCTCGGAGGCCGTGGCGCGGACCTCGCTGGACGTCCTGCTCTCCGCGCTGACCGGTCACGTCATCGACGTACGGCAGCAGGACCCGACCGCGGGTGCCTCCGAGTCCTCCGGGTTCGAGCAGGCGCTGGCCTCGGTGCTGGACCGTCAGGAAGATGTGTAA
- a CDS encoding glutamate-5-semialdehyde dehydrogenase: MTTLSPYDNLSPVAQTAYRARAAAADIAPLPRAAKDDALLAIADALEVRTSEIVEANAKDVERAREAGTSEGIIDRLTLTPERIRAIAADVRDVAALPDPVGEVVRGSTLPNGIDLRQVRVPLGVVGIIYEARPNVTVDAAALCLKSGNAVLLRGSASAYASNTALVRVLRDAVGGSGLPADAVQLVPGESRDSVRELMRARGLVDVLIPRGGASLIRTVVEESTVPVIETGTGNCHVYVDAQTDLAMAVDILINSKAQRPSVCNAAETLLVHKDIADTFLPLALDALAEAGVTVHGDEHVLARAEGTKATVVAATTEDWETEYLSYDIAAAVVDSLDAAVAHIRLWSSGHTEAIVTTSQAAARRFTQLVDSTTVAVNASTRFTDGGQFGFGAEIGISTQKLHARGPMGLPELTSTKYIVTGDGHVR; encoded by the coding sequence ATGACCACGCTCTCGCCCTACGACAACCTCTCCCCGGTCGCGCAGACCGCCTACCGGGCCCGCGCGGCCGCCGCCGACATCGCGCCACTGCCGCGTGCGGCCAAGGACGACGCCCTGCTTGCCATCGCCGACGCCCTCGAAGTGCGGACGAGCGAGATCGTCGAGGCCAACGCGAAGGACGTCGAGCGCGCCCGCGAGGCCGGGACGAGCGAAGGCATCATCGACCGCCTCACCCTCACCCCGGAACGCATCCGCGCCATCGCCGCGGACGTCCGGGACGTGGCGGCCCTGCCCGACCCGGTCGGTGAAGTGGTGCGCGGCTCGACCCTGCCCAACGGCATCGACCTGCGCCAGGTGCGGGTCCCGCTCGGCGTGGTCGGCATCATCTACGAGGCCCGTCCCAACGTCACCGTCGACGCCGCCGCCCTCTGCCTGAAGTCCGGCAACGCGGTCCTGCTGCGCGGCTCCGCCTCCGCCTACGCCTCCAACACCGCCCTCGTCCGGGTCCTGCGCGACGCGGTGGGCGGCTCGGGCCTCCCCGCCGACGCGGTCCAGCTCGTCCCGGGCGAGAGCCGTGACTCCGTACGCGAGCTGATGCGGGCCCGCGGTCTGGTCGACGTCCTCATCCCGCGCGGCGGCGCCTCGCTGATCCGCACGGTCGTCGAGGAGTCCACCGTCCCCGTCATCGAGACCGGCACCGGCAACTGCCACGTCTACGTCGACGCGCAGACGGACCTCGCCATGGCCGTCGACATCCTGATCAACTCCAAGGCGCAGCGCCCCAGCGTCTGCAACGCGGCCGAGACCCTGCTCGTCCACAAGGACATCGCCGACACCTTCCTGCCGCTCGCCCTGGACGCGCTGGCCGAGGCCGGGGTCACCGTCCACGGCGACGAGCACGTCCTCGCCCGGGCGGAGGGCACCAAGGCCACCGTGGTCGCGGCGACGACGGAGGACTGGGAGACCGAATACCTCTCGTACGACATCGCGGCGGCGGTCGTCGACTCCCTGGACGCCGCGGTCGCGCACATCCGCCTCTGGTCCTCCGGCCACACCGAGGCGATCGTCACGACCTCCCAGGCGGCCGCCCGCCGGTTCACCCAACTGGTCGATTCGACGACGGTCGCCGTGAATGCCTCCACGCGCTTCACGGACGGCGGGCAGTTCGGCTTCGGCGCTGAGATCGGCATCTCCACGCAGAAGCTGCACGCCCGGGGCCCGATGGGCCTGCCGGAGCTGACCTCGACGAAGTACATCGTCACCGGCGACGGCCACGTCCGTTAG
- the rplU gene encoding 50S ribosomal protein L21, with the protein MYAIVRSGGRQHKVAVGDIVEVDKISTAKVGDTVELSTLLVVDGDAVTSDPWVLAGIKVQAEIVDHHKGAKIDILRYKNKTGYRRRQGHRQQYTAIKVTGIPAAAK; encoded by the coding sequence GTGTACGCCATCGTGCGCAGCGGTGGTCGCCAGCACAAGGTTGCTGTCGGCGACATCGTTGAGGTTGACAAGATTTCCACTGCCAAGGTTGGCGACACGGTCGAGCTCTCGACCCTGCTCGTTGTCGACGGCGACGCCGTGACCAGCGACCCGTGGGTGCTGGCCGGGATCAAGGTCCAGGCCGAGATCGTGGACCACCACAAGGGCGCGAAGATCGACATCCTTCGCTACAAGAACAAGACCGGCTACCGCCGTCGCCAGGGTCACCGCCAGCAGTACACGGCGATCAAGGTCACCGGTATCCCCGCGGCTGCGAAGTAA
- the rpmA gene encoding 50S ribosomal protein L27, giving the protein MAHKKGASSTRNGRDSNAQRLGVKRFGGQAVNAGEILVRQRGTHFHPGAGVGRGGDDTLFALTAGAVEFGTHRGRKVVNIVPLAV; this is encoded by the coding sequence ATGGCACACAAGAAGGGCGCATCGTCCACTCGGAACGGGCGCGATTCCAATGCTCAGCGGCTCGGCGTGAAGCGCTTCGGCGGTCAGGCCGTCAACGCCGGTGAGATCCTGGTCCGCCAGCGCGGCACCCACTTCCACCCCGGCGCGGGCGTCGGCCGTGGCGGCGACGACACGCTGTTCGCGCTGACCGCCGGTGCGGTGGAGTTCGGTACGCACCGTGGCCGCAAGGTCGTGAACATCGTTCCGCTCGCCGTCTGA
- the proB gene encoding glutamate 5-kinase, with protein sequence MTGARRIVVKVGSSSLTTASGGLDADRVDALVDVLAKVRDGGEREVVLVSSGAIAAGLAPLGLVRRPKDLARQQAAASVGQGLLVARYTASFARYGVRVGQVLLTADDTSRRGHYRNAYSTLDKLLDMGAVPVVNENDTVATDEIRFGDNDRLAALVAHLVHADLLVLLSDVDGLYDGPPGTPGASRIAEVTGPDDLTGVTIGSAGKAGVGTGGMVTKVEAARIATAAGVPVVLTSASRAADALAGRDTGTYFHRTGRRSAGRLLWLAHASTPQGSLTLDDGAVRAVVERRTSLLPAGISAVEGEFSAGDPVELRDLRGAPVARGLVNFDAKEIPQLLGRSTRDLARELGPAYEREIVHRDDLVILTPRLTP encoded by the coding sequence GTGACCGGCGCCCGCCGGATCGTCGTCAAGGTCGGCTCCTCCTCGCTCACCACGGCCTCCGGCGGCCTCGACGCCGACCGGGTCGACGCCCTCGTCGACGTCCTGGCCAAGGTCAGGGACGGCGGCGAACGCGAAGTCGTCCTCGTCTCCAGCGGGGCCATCGCCGCCGGGCTCGCCCCGCTCGGCCTGGTCCGCAGGCCCAAGGACCTGGCCCGCCAGCAGGCCGCCGCCAGCGTCGGCCAGGGCCTCCTGGTGGCCCGCTACACCGCCTCGTTCGCCCGCTACGGCGTCCGCGTCGGCCAGGTGCTCCTGACCGCCGACGACACCAGCCGCCGCGGCCACTACCGCAACGCCTACAGCACCCTGGACAAGCTCCTGGATATGGGCGCCGTCCCCGTCGTCAACGAGAACGACACCGTCGCCACGGACGAGATCCGCTTCGGCGACAACGACCGGCTCGCCGCCCTCGTCGCCCATCTCGTCCACGCCGACCTCCTCGTCCTGCTCTCCGATGTCGACGGCCTCTACGACGGCCCGCCCGGCACCCCCGGCGCCTCCCGCATCGCCGAGGTCACCGGCCCCGACGACCTGACCGGCGTCACCATCGGCAGCGCCGGAAAGGCGGGCGTCGGCACCGGTGGCATGGTCACCAAGGTCGAGGCCGCCCGTATCGCCACCGCCGCCGGAGTCCCCGTCGTCCTCACCTCCGCCAGCCGGGCCGCCGACGCGCTCGCGGGCCGTGACACCGGCACGTACTTCCACCGCACCGGCCGCCGCTCCGCCGGCCGCCTCCTGTGGCTGGCCCACGCCTCCACCCCGCAGGGCTCGCTCACCCTCGACGACGGCGCCGTACGGGCCGTGGTGGAGCGGCGCACCTCGCTGCTGCCCGCCGGGATCTCCGCCGTCGAGGGCGAGTTCAGCGCCGGCGACCCGGTGGAACTGCGCGATCTGCGCGGCGCCCCCGTCGCCCGCGGGCTCGTCAACTTCGACGCGAAGGAGATCCCCCAGCTGCTCGGCCGCTCCACCCGGGATCTGGCCCGTGAGCTGGGGCCCGCCTACGAGCGCGAGATCGTACACAGGGACGATCTGGTCATTCTCACGCCTCGCCTCACCCCCTGA
- a CDS encoding CDP-glycerol glycerophosphotransferase family protein — protein sequence MASLEAIPDELSRLMKYFPETPVEERPAFHSAAKDFLDRAAPKLVRKFSPMARVKWHLAASGRGDELVDLLHYERENPGAFSVRGLRRARIELPGVESSSLPSSVRNFNRSELPVRGKLLDLVWEDGKLLVKGYAYIPNVPSATGKRSLRVAVLRRQGSRSTLPLRMRTVLEPLATAEAKGALHNYDWSGFEIGIDPSRLRVRGQWQPGTWRLGIGIPRPGGMSVGSITKNNAGAAGHSCTRVLDDGVRLVAGFDRNRLKLSVDVVPAEVIAQEADGDTLTVTLRSRVTTPAGKYPTALRIDHEPSGFATDLPLQQGETGPDGWLRHTARLDFADLPVDDVQPGKAVKYRALIVFADGTTRRATNGTGPVTGVHPLPGGREFAILTDGAGNFTPQVRTVQPVVDGVEWSADGELVLSGAYTGPAEQMKMVLRHTGRNEDRPLPVEFTEGRFTARLRPDTMPTYEGTVPLRAGRWMPRLRLRTEWDHTHDLPVTIRPDLVGTLPLVHRGEHRTYTVERVDFDRIFVESGPVLDPELRGAYRQRLMRDVYTPEQRELPLREAVLYNSFGGKQFSDSPRAVYEELKRRGTEVEHIAMVHDQQVVLPPGVRGVEWGSKEWYEALARSRYVVTNGGIREWFVRREGQVVVQTWHGTPLKRIGADLLGTPKANLAYIASLPQRSRQYSLFITPNAFTTPIMTNSFRLQCEVLEAGYPRNDVFHAPDRVKRAAAVREKLGIPAGKKVVLYAPTWRDDQRYGGRRFKLDNQIDVEAAQRELGEDHVLLYRKHHKVLDSIPGAGQGFVYDVTYYPDIADLYLIADVLITDYSSVLFDFAHSGRPMLFFTYDLEHYRDTLRGFYFDFTSRAPGPLIKTSEDLVAAIRNIDAVSEEYKEKYAQFRVDFCEPSDGRAAARVVDRMLAIKDEQQG from the coding sequence GTGGCGTCCCTCGAAGCGATCCCCGACGAGCTCAGCCGGCTCATGAAGTACTTCCCGGAGACTCCGGTCGAGGAGCGCCCCGCCTTCCACAGCGCGGCCAAGGACTTCCTGGACCGGGCCGCCCCCAAGCTCGTCCGCAAGTTCTCCCCGATGGCCCGGGTCAAGTGGCACCTGGCGGCCAGCGGACGCGGCGACGAACTGGTGGACCTGCTGCACTACGAGCGCGAGAACCCGGGCGCCTTCTCCGTCCGTGGCCTGCGGCGCGCCCGCATCGAGCTCCCCGGCGTCGAGAGCTCCTCCCTCCCCTCCTCGGTGCGCAACTTCAACCGCAGCGAGCTGCCCGTGCGCGGCAAGCTCCTCGACCTCGTCTGGGAGGACGGCAAGCTCCTCGTCAAGGGCTACGCCTACATCCCCAACGTTCCCTCGGCCACCGGCAAGCGCTCGCTGCGCGTCGCCGTGCTCCGCCGCCAGGGCAGCCGCTCCACCCTCCCGCTGCGGATGCGCACGGTCCTGGAACCCCTCGCCACCGCCGAGGCCAAAGGCGCCCTGCACAACTACGACTGGTCCGGCTTCGAGATCGGCATCGACCCGTCCCGGCTCCGCGTACGCGGCCAGTGGCAGCCCGGCACCTGGCGGCTCGGCATCGGCATCCCGCGCCCCGGCGGCATGTCGGTGGGCAGCATCACCAAGAACAACGCGGGCGCGGCCGGACACAGCTGCACCCGCGTCCTGGACGACGGCGTCCGCCTCGTCGCCGGCTTCGACCGCAACCGGCTCAAGCTCTCCGTGGACGTCGTCCCCGCCGAGGTCATCGCCCAGGAAGCCGACGGCGACACCCTCACCGTCACCCTGCGCTCCCGCGTCACCACCCCCGCGGGCAAGTACCCCACCGCCCTGCGCATCGACCACGAGCCCAGCGGCTTCGCCACCGACCTCCCCCTCCAGCAGGGCGAGACCGGCCCCGACGGCTGGCTCCGCCACACCGCCCGCCTCGACTTCGCCGACCTGCCCGTCGACGACGTACAGCCCGGCAAGGCCGTCAAGTACCGCGCACTGATCGTCTTCGCCGACGGCACCACCCGCCGCGCCACCAACGGCACCGGACCCGTCACCGGCGTTCACCCGCTGCCCGGCGGACGCGAGTTCGCGATCCTCACCGACGGCGCCGGGAACTTCACCCCGCAGGTCCGCACGGTCCAGCCGGTCGTCGACGGCGTCGAGTGGAGCGCCGACGGCGAACTGGTGCTGTCCGGCGCCTACACCGGCCCGGCCGAGCAGATGAAGATGGTCCTGCGCCACACCGGCCGCAACGAGGACCGCCCGCTGCCCGTCGAGTTCACCGAGGGCCGCTTCACCGCGCGCCTGCGCCCGGACACCATGCCCACCTACGAGGGCACCGTGCCGCTGCGCGCCGGGCGGTGGATGCCCCGGCTGCGCCTGCGCACCGAGTGGGACCACACCCACGACCTCCCCGTCACCATCCGCCCCGACCTCGTCGGCACACTCCCGCTGGTCCACCGCGGCGAGCACCGCACGTACACCGTCGAGCGGGTCGACTTCGACCGGATCTTCGTGGAGTCGGGCCCGGTCCTCGACCCGGAGCTGCGCGGCGCCTACCGCCAGCGCCTGATGCGCGACGTCTACACCCCCGAGCAGCGCGAGCTGCCGCTGCGCGAGGCCGTGCTCTACAACAGCTTCGGCGGCAAGCAGTTCTCCGACTCGCCCCGCGCGGTCTACGAGGAGCTCAAGCGGCGCGGCACCGAGGTCGAGCACATCGCGATGGTCCACGACCAGCAGGTCGTGCTGCCGCCCGGCGTCCGGGGCGTCGAGTGGGGCAGCAAGGAGTGGTACGAGGCACTGGCCCGCAGCCGGTACGTCGTGACCAACGGCGGCATCCGCGAGTGGTTCGTCCGCCGCGAGGGCCAGGTCGTCGTCCAGACCTGGCACGGCACCCCGCTCAAGCGCATCGGCGCCGACCTCCTCGGCACCCCCAAGGCGAACCTGGCCTACATCGCGAGCCTCCCGCAGCGCTCGCGCCAGTACAGCCTGTTCATCACGCCGAACGCCTTCACCACCCCGATCATGACCAACTCCTTCCGCCTCCAGTGCGAGGTCCTGGAGGCGGGCTACCCGCGCAACGACGTCTTCCACGCCCCCGACCGCGTCAAGCGCGCCGCGGCCGTACGCGAGAAGCTCGGCATCCCGGCGGGCAAGAAGGTCGTGCTGTACGCCCCCACCTGGCGCGACGACCAGCGCTACGGCGGCCGCCGGTTCAAGCTGGACAACCAGATCGACGTCGAGGCCGCCCAGCGCGAGCTCGGCGAGGACCACGTGCTGCTCTACCGCAAGCACCACAAGGTCCTCGACTCCATCCCCGGCGCCGGCCAGGGCTTCGTCTACGACGTCACGTACTACCCGGACATCGCCGACCTCTACCTGATCGCCGACGTGCTGATCACGGACTACTCCTCGGTGCTGTTCGACTTCGCCCACTCCGGCCGGCCGATGCTCTTCTTCACGTACGACCTGGAGCACTACCGCGACACCCTGCGCGGCTTCTACTTCGACTTCACCTCCCGCGCCCCCGGCCCGCTGATCAAGACCTCCGAGGACCTGGTCGCCGCGATCCGGAACATCGACGCGGTGAGCGAGGAGTACAAGGAGAAGTACGCCCAGTTCCGGGTCGACTTCTGCGAACCGTCCGACGGCCGCGCCGCCGCCCGGGTCGTGGACCGGATGCTCGCGATCAAGGACGAGCAGCAGGGCTGA
- a CDS encoding glycosyltransferase family 2 protein, with amino-acid sequence MADMPRKNHEPDVSVIIGAYDAMPYLVRCLESVEAQTIGPARMEIVAIDDGSTDGTGEYLEKFAARTAVPMRVVRQENSGGPSGPRNRGLGLARGRYVFFLDADDYFGEEALERMVAMGDRAGTDVVLGKIVGVNRGAAKSMWKETVERADLYSSNIKFTLSAQKLFRRDLLVRLGMSFDEKLKTGEDALFTMEAYLRGNGISVVADYTCYYLVGREDRNQMTKKGSYTRRFDSARALMGLIAEHVPPGPRRDFLMVRPFVITLLPQFGPGLVKQKGEVRERKAALAAPLMKAYWTPEVGRNLKVNERLRLMCLAEGRLDLLLDIAAFLRDKKEPAVVRRGDRLMLAYPHFGESSVLPDRAFEVTVTEWIGGRRIEAPRAKPRASFARRLVRKARRTVLSALRTPRAHRV; translated from the coding sequence ATGGCCGACATGCCCAGGAAGAACCACGAGCCCGATGTCAGTGTGATCATCGGAGCTTATGACGCTATGCCCTACCTGGTCCGTTGCCTGGAGTCCGTCGAGGCGCAGACCATCGGCCCGGCCCGCATGGAGATCGTCGCGATCGACGACGGTTCCACCGACGGCACCGGCGAGTATCTGGAGAAGTTCGCCGCCCGGACCGCCGTTCCCATGAGGGTCGTCCGGCAGGAGAATTCCGGCGGACCCAGCGGCCCGCGCAATCGCGGACTCGGTCTCGCCCGCGGCCGGTACGTCTTCTTTCTCGACGCCGACGACTATTTCGGCGAGGAAGCCCTGGAGCGCATGGTCGCCATGGGGGACCGGGCGGGCACGGACGTGGTGCTCGGAAAGATCGTCGGCGTCAATCGCGGTGCCGCGAAGTCGATGTGGAAAGAGACCGTCGAACGCGCCGACCTGTATTCCTCGAACATCAAATTCACCCTCAGCGCACAGAAACTCTTCCGGCGCGACCTTCTCGTACGCCTCGGCATGAGCTTCGACGAGAAGCTGAAGACCGGCGAGGACGCCCTGTTCACCATGGAGGCGTACCTGCGCGGCAACGGAATCTCCGTCGTCGCCGACTACACCTGCTACTACCTGGTGGGCCGCGAGGACCGCAACCAGATGACCAAGAAGGGCAGCTATACGCGCCGCTTCGACTCGGCCCGCGCCCTCATGGGGCTCATCGCCGAGCACGTCCCCCCGGGGCCCCGGCGCGACTTCCTGATGGTGCGCCCCTTCGTCATCACGCTGCTGCCGCAGTTCGGCCCCGGACTGGTGAAGCAGAAGGGCGAGGTCCGCGAGCGGAAGGCGGCGCTCGCCGCCCCCCTGATGAAGGCCTACTGGACCCCGGAGGTCGGCCGCAACCTCAAGGTCAACGAACGGCTGCGGCTGATGTGCCTCGCCGAGGGGCGTCTCGACCTGCTCCTGGACATCGCGGCCTTCCTGCGCGACAAGAAGGAGCCCGCGGTCGTCCGCCGGGGCGACCGCCTCATGCTGGCCTACCCGCACTTCGGCGAGAGCTCCGTGCTCCCCGACCGGGCCTTCGAGGTGACCGTCACCGAGTGGATCGGCGGTCGGCGGATCGAGGCGCCGAGGGCGAAGCCCCGGGCCTCCTTCGCCCGGCGCCTGGTCCGCAAGGCCCGCCGTACGGTGCTCAGCGCCCTGCGTACCCCCCGGGCCCACCGGGTCTGA
- the obgE gene encoding GTPase ObgE: MTTFVDRVELHAAAGNGGHGCASVHREKFKPLGGPDGGNGGRGGDVILVVEQSVTTLLDYHHSPHRKATNGQPGAGDNRSGKDGQDLVLPVPDGTVVLDKAGNVLADLVGQGTTFVAGQGGRGGLGNAALASARRKAPGFALLGEPGESRDIVLELKTVADVALVGYPSAGKSSLISVLSAAKPKIADYPFTTLVPNLGVVTAGSTVYTIADVPGLIPGASQGKGLGLEFLRHVERCSVLVHVLDTATLESDRDPVSDLDMIEEELRLYGGLENRPRIVALNKVDIPDGQDLADMIRPDLEARGYRVFEVSAIAHKGLNELSYALAGIIAEARAAKPKEEATRIVIRPKAVDDTGFTVTAEDQDLYRVRGEKPERWVRQTDFNNDEAVGYLADRLNRLGVEEALMKAGARAGDGVAIGPEENAVVFDWEPTVMAGAEMLGRRGEDHRLEAPRPAAQRRRDREAERDDAQKEYDEFDPF; this comes from the coding sequence ATGACCACCTTCGTGGACCGCGTCGAGCTGCATGCCGCCGCGGGTAACGGAGGCCACGGCTGCGCCTCCGTACACCGTGAGAAGTTCAAGCCGCTGGGCGGCCCCGACGGGGGCAACGGCGGACGCGGCGGCGATGTGATCCTCGTCGTCGAGCAGTCCGTGACCACGCTGCTGGACTACCACCACAGCCCCCACCGCAAGGCCACCAACGGCCAGCCGGGCGCCGGCGACAACCGTTCCGGCAAGGACGGCCAGGACCTCGTCCTGCCCGTGCCCGACGGCACCGTGGTCCTCGACAAGGCCGGGAACGTGCTCGCCGACCTCGTCGGCCAGGGCACCACCTTCGTCGCCGGTCAGGGCGGCCGCGGCGGCCTCGGCAACGCGGCGCTGGCCTCCGCCCGCCGCAAGGCGCCCGGTTTCGCGCTGCTCGGTGAGCCGGGGGAGAGCCGGGACATCGTCCTGGAGCTCAAGACCGTCGCCGACGTGGCCCTCGTCGGCTACCCGAGCGCGGGCAAGTCATCGCTGATCTCGGTGCTCTCCGCGGCCAAGCCGAAGATCGCGGACTACCCCTTCACCACCCTCGTACCGAACCTCGGAGTCGTCACCGCCGGCTCGACCGTCTACACCATCGCCGACGTCCCCGGGCTCATCCCCGGCGCCAGCCAGGGCAAGGGCCTCGGCCTGGAGTTCCTGCGCCACGTCGAGCGCTGCTCGGTGCTCGTGCACGTCCTGGACACCGCGACCCTGGAGTCCGACCGCGACCCCGTCTCCGACCTCGACATGATCGAGGAGGAGCTGCGGCTGTACGGCGGCCTGGAGAACCGGCCCCGCATCGTCGCCCTCAACAAGGTCGACATCCCCGACGGCCAGGACCTGGCCGACATGATCCGCCCCGACCTGGAGGCCCGCGGCTACCGCGTCTTCGAGGTCTCCGCCATCGCGCACAAGGGCCTCAACGAGCTCAGCTACGCCCTCGCCGGGATCATCGCCGAGGCGCGTGCCGCCAAGCCGAAGGAGGAGGCGACCCGCATCGTCATCCGCCCCAAGGCCGTCGACGACACCGGCTTCACGGTCACCGCGGAGGACCAGGACCTCTACCGGGTGCGCGGCGAGAAGCCCGAGCGCTGGGTGCGGCAGACCGACTTCAACAACGACGAGGCCGTCGGCTACCTCGCGGACCGGCTCAACCGCCTCGGGGTCGAGGAGGCCCTGATGAAGGCGGGCGCCCGGGCGGGCGACGGCGTCGCCATCGGCCCCGAGGAGAACGCGGTCGTCTTCGACTGGGAGCCGACCGTGATGGCCGGTGCCGAGATGCTGGGCCGCCGCGGCGAGGACCACCGCCTGGAGGCCCCGCGCCCGGCGGCGCAGCGCCGCCGGGACCGGGAGGCCGAGCGCGACGACGCGCAGAAGGAATACGACGAGTTTGACCCCTTCTAG